Proteins from a genomic interval of Diospyros lotus cultivar Yz01 chromosome 6, ASM1463336v1, whole genome shotgun sequence:
- the LOC127803165 gene encoding S-adenosyl-L-methionine:benzoic acid/salicylic acid carboxyl methyltransferase 3-like has protein sequence MEVAQVLHMNGGNGEVSYATNSLVQRMAISVTKPITDEAMVELCSGIAEKTLSIADLGCSSGPNTLMVVSELVETAVKSCNKLDKKTPEFQLYLNDLPGNDFNSIFKSLPKFQTKLKKKTGLGFSSCFLTAVPGSFYGRLFPTKSLHFVHSSYSLMWLSQVPKGIENNKGNIYMSETSPANVLPAYHRQFQRDFSLFLKCRSEELVPGGRMVLTILGRKSDDRSSKECCKIWDLLAMALNEMVAEGLIEEEKMDSFNIPQYSPSPAEVKSEVEKDGSFTINHLEVSTVSWFACGAKLYGLSDGDESERGGYNVAKCMRAVAEGLLASHFGDAIIDEAFQRYRKNLVDCMAKETTEFYNVTVSLTRK, from the exons atggaggttGCTCAAGTGCTTCACATGAACGGAGGAAATGGAGAAGTTAGTTACGCAACCAATTCACTGGTTCAG AGAATGGCGATTTCAGTGACAAAGCCAATAACAGACGAAGCCATGGTTGAGCTCTGCAGCGGAATCGCCGAGAAGACTCTCTCCATCGCAGACCTGGGTTGCTCTTCTGGACCAAACACTCTAATGGTGGTCTCTGAACTTGTGGAAACCGCTGTCAAGAGCTGCAATAAACTGGACAAAAAGACCCCAGAATTTCAACTCTACTTGAATGATCTCCCCGGCAACGATTTCAACTCCATTTTCAAGTCTCTGCCCAAATTCCAAAccaaattgaaaaagaaaacggGGCTCGGCTTTAGCTCATGTTTCCTGACTGCAGTCCCTGGTTCATTCTATGGCAGGCTCTTCCCAACCAAGAGTCTCCATTTTGTCCACTCTTCCTACAGTCTCATGTGGCTTTCTCAG GTCCCCAAGGGAATAGAAAACAACAAAGGCAACATTTATATGTCAGAAACTAGCCCGGCCAACGTTCTCCCAGCGTACCATAGGCAATTTCAGAGAGACTTTTCGCTGTTTTTGAAGTGTCGTTCGGAGGAACTGGTCCCCGGCGGCCGTATGGTTTTAACCATTTTAGGAAGGAAAAGCGATGATCGTTCAAGCAAAGAGTGTTGTAAGATCTGGGACCTTCTGGCCATGGCCCTCAATGAAATGGTTGCAGAG GGGCTgatagaagaagagaagatggatTCATTCAACATCCCTCAATACTCACCGTCGCCGGCAGAAGTGAAAAGCGAGGTGGAAAAGGACGGCTCATTCACCATCAACCACTTGGAGGTTTCGACCGTCAGCTGGTTCGCTTGTGGGGCCAAACTCTACGGCCTCTCCGACGGCGATGAGTCCGAACGCGGAGGCTACAACGTGGCCAAGTGCATGCGAGCCGTGGCGGAGGGCTTGCTGGCCAGCCACTTCGGCGACGCCATCATCGACGAGGCGTTCCAGAGGTACCGGAAAAACCTCGTCGATTGTATGGCCAAGGAGACGACGGAGTTTTACAACGTCACTGTTTCCTTGACAAGGAAATAg